One window of Nostoc sp. C052 genomic DNA carries:
- a CDS encoding zinc-dependent alcohol dehydrogenase family protein, producing MKAVLMTAAGSPEVLQIQDVPNPAVPVGNTELLVRLVAAGINPIDTKLRSRGTFYPDRTPTILGCDGAGIVEAVGAGVQRFRPGDEVYFCYGGLGAHQGNYAEYTVVDERFVGRKPASISFAEAAAAPLVLITAWEALYERGRLSPGERVLIHAGAGGVGHVAIQLAKLKGATVSTTVGSEEKANFVKELGADHVIFYKQTDFVQAILDWTGGEGVDLAFDTVGGETFHKTFPAVRVYGDIVTILEPDANTIWKTARLRNLRIGLELMLTPALLGLEESLQHHAEILEQSATWIDEGKLKIHVSHKFPLQEAAKAHQLIESGSVAGKIVLLISNE from the coding sequence GTGAAAGCAGTCTTGATGACAGCAGCAGGCAGTCCCGAAGTTCTGCAAATACAGGATGTACCAAACCCTGCTGTTCCTGTTGGGAATACTGAACTTTTAGTGCGTTTAGTAGCGGCTGGCATTAACCCCATTGACACTAAACTTCGTAGTCGAGGTACTTTTTACCCCGATCGCACACCGACAATTTTAGGATGTGATGGTGCGGGTATTGTCGAGGCGGTGGGTGCTGGCGTTCAGCGTTTTCGCCCAGGCGATGAGGTATATTTTTGCTATGGCGGCTTAGGCGCACACCAAGGTAATTACGCTGAATATACCGTTGTGGATGAGCGCTTTGTCGGACGTAAACCTGCGTCTATTTCCTTTGCCGAAGCAGCAGCAGCGCCTTTGGTGTTAATCACCGCCTGGGAAGCTTTATATGAACGGGGACGCTTGTCACCTGGGGAACGGGTTTTGATTCATGCGGGTGCTGGTGGTGTCGGTCATGTAGCAATTCAACTAGCGAAACTCAAAGGTGCTACTGTTTCCACTACAGTGGGTTCTGAGGAAAAAGCTAATTTCGTCAAAGAACTCGGTGCCGATCATGTAATTTTTTACAAACAAACCGATTTTGTGCAAGCGATATTAGATTGGACTGGCGGCGAAGGTGTAGACTTGGCTTTTGATACCGTAGGCGGTGAAACCTTTCACAAAACGTTCCCCGCAGTGCGAGTCTATGGCGATATTGTGACGATTCTCGAACCAGATGCCAATACTATTTGGAAAACTGCCAGACTACGCAATCTCCGCATTGGGTTAGAATTAATGTTGACACCAGCATTACTAGGATTAGAAGAGAGTCTCCAGCATCATGCAGAAATTCTCGAACAATCTGCCACTTGGATTGATGAGGGCAAGTTAAAAATCCATGTTAGCCACAAATTTCCTTTGCAAGAAGCGGCTAAGGCACACCAACTGATTGAAAGTGGGTCTGTGGCAGGTAAAATTGTTCTGCTAATTAGCAATGAATGA
- a CDS encoding pentapeptide repeat-containing protein produces the protein MHNLFFKRRGTQRLNAKVHRGFSLRTSALYFAFLCVLTLLLFLPLPAWAAQPERTPLTLELLQERLRTPTLREGNLTIDLQKMVIDLRPENASFRDAFYQLLRKELGAKPLGLDLSYTLVLGDFVGSDLGLRTPLYAKAIAPIFTATEQKELESLRFVCLESLAISLPNSKDCRSLLGTESTPASEIAVFRGVLTLVQTRFNGEVKFSNTFFLQSVDAQGATFLQPTNWTESRFARPISFISAIFKQPSNFQGSIFFEKANFKKIKFQEFADFQGSIFEKIANFNQANFKQLAKFNSVQWQGNADFSDVDFANQVQFTKADFNQFLFLTEATFEQAVSFREAEFNQLVNLQGANILNQADFSDARFGTEACLSVSGLTFNSNQAKILGNPGEIGKMFCIPTLQGNQNILRNLGQNFRQQQQVADANELEYTKQRLRLIEFGRRLTATNINSASVASLIKLGFSAPQAQAIARRRLLKSFRNSSELLTIADIDLEKYTQLSDRLIVGETLSIGGWLLLAWSWLALSVLLLLSGYGTNFWLVFGVGGLAIAYFGLLFWLVDRYRRLHPIPIIPTLYETISILVSFSVLEFFSLLAIFRNAAQPWLTLGCLFIIIVPVPMALLIRLYQQGRYHNLMNVSYFTEDGTFRQLRLLIGRLPVIPRNQTFRERYMPLLCDRRWNWLNYYDFSLNNLVKLGFNDIRLRDEHLPGIISALAWYQWSLGLIYITLVLWTLSRTIPGLNLLIYLK, from the coding sequence TTGCATAATTTATTTTTTAAACGCAGAGGCACGCAGAGGTTAAACGCAAAGGTACACAGAGGGTTTTCTCTGCGTACCTCTGCGCTTTACTTTGCGTTCCTTTGCGTTTTAACTCTTCTCCTCTTCCTCCCCCTACCTGCTTGGGCAGCACAACCAGAACGCACACCCTTAACTCTAGAATTATTACAAGAACGACTGCGTACCCCGACACTCCGCGAAGGCAATCTAACTATAGATTTGCAGAAGATGGTGATTGATTTGCGGCCAGAAAACGCTAGCTTTCGTGATGCTTTTTACCAATTGCTGCGAAAAGAACTAGGTGCAAAACCTCTGGGTTTAGACCTCAGTTATACTTTGGTTTTGGGCGATTTTGTGGGCAGCGATTTGGGTTTAAGAACACCATTGTATGCAAAAGCCATTGCTCCCATTTTCACTGCAACTGAACAAAAAGAACTAGAAAGTTTGCGCTTTGTTTGTCTAGAGTCACTTGCAATTTCTTTACCCAACTCTAAAGATTGTCGATCGCTCTTAGGAACAGAGTCAACCCCCGCCAGTGAAATCGCTGTCTTTCGTGGTGTCTTAACACTGGTACAAACTCGCTTCAATGGGGAAGTGAAGTTCTCTAATACATTTTTTCTTCAGTCTGTGGATGCCCAAGGTGCAACTTTTCTCCAACCCACTAATTGGACTGAAAGCAGATTCGCTCGTCCCATTAGTTTTATCAGTGCTATCTTCAAGCAACCAAGCAATTTTCAGGGCAGTATTTTTTTTGAAAAAGCTAATTTCAAAAAAATCAAATTTCAGGAATTCGCTGATTTTCAAGGTAGTATCTTTGAAAAAATTGCCAACTTCAACCAAGCAAATTTTAAACAGTTGGCTAAATTCAATAGTGTGCAGTGGCAAGGAAATGCTGATTTTTCTGATGTGGATTTTGCCAATCAAGTCCAGTTTACTAAAGCAGATTTTAATCAGTTTCTCTTTTTAACAGAAGCGACTTTTGAGCAAGCTGTCAGCTTCCGAGAAGCAGAGTTTAACCAATTGGTAAATCTGCAAGGTGCGAATATTCTTAACCAAGCAGATTTTAGCGATGCGAGGTTTGGTACAGAAGCTTGTTTAAGTGTATCTGGTTTAACTTTTAATTCCAACCAAGCAAAAATTTTAGGTAATCCTGGTGAGATTGGTAAGATGTTCTGCATCCCAACATTACAAGGTAATCAAAATATCTTGCGAAATTTGGGGCAAAACTTCCGTCAGCAACAGCAAGTTGCCGATGCTAATGAACTGGAATATACCAAACAACGACTGCGATTAATAGAGTTTGGCCGTCGTCTGACGGCTACAAATATTAATAGTGCAAGTGTCGCAAGTTTGATTAAATTAGGTTTTTCTGCTCCTCAAGCCCAAGCGATCGCCCGGCGTCGTCTGCTAAAATCCTTCCGTAACAGTAGTGAGTTACTCACCATAGCAGACATCGATTTAGAAAAATATACCCAACTGAGCGATCGCTTAATTGTTGGCGAAACCCTTTCTATCGGTGGGTGGCTACTGCTAGCTTGGAGTTGGTTAGCGTTGAGTGTATTGCTGTTATTGAGTGGCTATGGGACGAATTTTTGGTTAGTCTTTGGCGTGGGAGGATTAGCGATCGCTTATTTCGGCTTATTGTTTTGGCTGGTAGATCGCTATCGTCGGCTGCATCCCATACCAATTATTCCCACACTTTACGAAACCATTTCCATATTAGTGAGTTTTAGCGTTTTAGAATTCTTCAGCTTACTAGCAATCTTTCGCAATGCTGCACAACCTTGGCTGACATTAGGGTGTCTTTTTATAATTATTGTCCCCGTGCCAATGGCTTTATTGATCCGACTTTACCAACAAGGGCGCTATCACAATTTAATGAATGTTTCTTACTTCACAGAAGACGGCACATTTCGCCAGTTACGATTATTAATTGGGCGTTTGCCAGTGATACCAAGGAATCAGACATTTCGAGAACGATATATGCCCTTATTGTGCGATCGCCGTTGGAATTGGCTCAACTACTATGATTTTAGCCTCAACAACCTAGTTAAATTAGGATTTAATGACATTCGTCTGCGAGACGAACACTTACCAGGTATTATCTCTGCACTTGCTTGGTATCAATGGAGTTTGGGTTTAATTTACATCACCCTAGTTTTGTGGACACTTTCGCGTACAATTCCGGGGTTGAATTTGCTGATTTATCTGAAGTAA